The Natronogracilivirga saccharolytica genome includes a window with the following:
- a CDS encoding OmpA/MotB family protein, with translation MGRSKKNSGNWLMTYSDMVTLLLVFFVVLYMLTPGVDMDTLQEFLRRFQGGTGVLDQQQTVIDRRSMDREEELKQERMERWQALVDFIEDRQLEDHFEIDLIPEGIRITLSESVTFNSGSSQLLPDARNILTEIGELFSDDIYETEVQGHTDNVPLRESAYYRTNWDLGAARAVSVVRFIKDISGLDPDRFKASSYGEYRPIASNDTDSGRRTNRRVEIYVRYDDEYIDLTDQLPIWERSSAVDRE, from the coding sequence ATGGGACGATCTAAGAAGAACTCTGGAAACTGGCTGATGACCTACAGTGACATGGTCACGTTGCTGCTGGTCTTTTTCGTCGTTTTATATATGCTCACGCCAGGGGTCGACATGGACACCCTTCAGGAGTTTCTTCGCCGTTTTCAGGGGGGGACCGGAGTGCTGGATCAGCAGCAAACCGTGATCGACCGACGGTCGATGGACAGGGAAGAAGAGCTGAAGCAGGAGCGGATGGAGCGATGGCAGGCACTTGTAGATTTTATTGAAGACCGCCAGCTGGAAGATCATTTTGAAATTGACCTGATCCCCGAAGGTATCAGGATTACATTGAGCGAGTCGGTAACCTTCAACAGCGGATCATCACAGCTGCTGCCGGATGCGAGAAACATCCTGACAGAAATTGGAGAGCTTTTTTCCGACGATATCTACGAAACCGAAGTGCAGGGCCATACGGATAATGTACCTTTGAGGGAAAGTGCGTATTATAGGACGAACTGGGATCTGGGGGCGGCCCGTGCTGTTTCCGTAGTCCGTTTTATCAAGGATATTTCGGGCCTGGATCCGGATCGTTTCAAGGCAAGCAGCTACGGCGAATACCGTCCGATTGCTTCGAACGATACAGATAGCGGCAGAAGGACGAACCGCCGGGTGGAAATTTATGTCAGATATGACGACGAATACATTGACCTGACTGATCAGCTGCCAATCTGGGAGCGAAGTAGTGCAGTCGACAGAGAGTAA
- a CDS encoding flagellar basal body-associated FliL family protein, producing the protein MPAVSKDNKKTDSQNATGKRRSKFLLPGKYFLFALLFAAQAGLAYYLVDEYYDVIYEHTLGNISEEKVTYKFDEIIANPTNTNAQRFLVVEIGLELSSGRDIERIQRYEMEIKDRINEVLSSKQVNELIRYDGRQELRRELAGEINRVIGSHSVRNLYFTKYVMQ; encoded by the coding sequence ATGCCTGCTGTCAGCAAGGATAACAAAAAAACAGATTCGCAAAATGCGACAGGTAAGCGGAGATCAAAATTTCTGCTTCCGGGAAAATATTTCCTTTTCGCATTGCTGTTTGCGGCGCAGGCCGGACTGGCATATTACCTTGTGGATGAATATTACGATGTGATCTATGAGCACACGCTCGGAAATATTTCGGAAGAAAAGGTCACCTACAAATTCGACGAGATCATTGCCAACCCCACTAATACCAACGCACAGCGCTTCCTCGTCGTCGAAATCGGCCTTGAATTGTCCTCAGGCAGGGATATTGAACGTATTCAGAGATACGAAATGGAGATAAAGGATCGTATCAACGAGGTGCTTTCATCCAAGCAGGTAAACGAACTTATCAGATATGACGGGCGGCAGGAACTCCGGCGCGAACTTGCCGGAGAAATAAATCGGGTTATCGGTTCACATTCGGTACGCAATTTGTATTTCACCAAGTATGTAATGCAATGA
- a CDS encoding flagellar motor switch protein FliM, with protein MDSNHPRTAPRRKKYVEPYDFKHPKLFSKEIMRTLRTLHEVFARNLSRVFSSALRTKVDVKLMQIDQLATSEFVRHIETPSAIYVLNVEELGGDMVMVMKPGFCIHLVEKQSGGRGQGLDEHRMLTTIEEKIMSRIMKNVNREIIAAWEPIMSFRISSFSYESKPENVHMISADPSIVAVFRVDLGEQSVELKISYPYSLLKESLNESVLQSGSHSRQAKLSEEQLKGYEQTLSMANIRVQPLLGTTTLTIGELMDLEEGDAIALNQKTDQPLEVRIHGVKKMMAYPGTRGNKKAVKIYQILEEINEQELL; from the coding sequence ATGGATTCCAACCATCCGAGAACAGCTCCGCGGCGGAAAAAATACGTAGAGCCTTACGATTTCAAGCATCCCAAGCTCTTCAGCAAGGAGATCATGCGAACCCTGCGTACGCTTCACGAAGTGTTCGCGCGCAACCTGAGCCGGGTTTTCAGTTCCGCCCTCCGCACCAAGGTGGATGTCAAACTGATGCAGATCGACCAGCTTGCTACCAGCGAGTTTGTCAGGCATATTGAAACCCCCAGCGCCATCTATGTGCTCAATGTGGAAGAGCTTGGTGGCGACATGGTTATGGTAATGAAACCCGGATTCTGCATTCATCTCGTGGAAAAGCAGAGCGGCGGCAGGGGACAGGGACTCGATGAGCACCGGATGCTGACCACCATAGAAGAGAAGATCATGTCCCGGATCATGAAAAATGTGAACCGGGAGATTATTGCGGCCTGGGAACCGATCATGAGCTTCAGGATCAGTTCATTTTCCTACGAAAGCAAACCGGAGAATGTGCATATGATATCTGCAGATCCTTCCATTGTTGCGGTGTTCCGCGTAGACCTGGGAGAGCAGAGTGTCGAGCTGAAAATATCATACCCGTACAGCCTGCTAAAGGAGTCGCTGAATGAGTCGGTTTTGCAGTCCGGAAGCCATTCGCGGCAGGCCAAGCTTTCCGAAGAGCAGCTGAAAGGATACGAACAGACCTTGAGCATGGCCAATATCCGGGTGCAGCCCCTTCTGGGCACAACAACTCTCACGATCGGCGAGCTTATGGACCTGGAGGAAGGTGATGCCATCGCTCTTAATCAGAAAACCGACCAGCCCCTGGAGGTCAGAATCCACGGTGTAAAGAAAATGATGGCGTATCCCGGTACCCGGGGCAACAAAAAAGCGGTAAAAATTTATCAAATACTGGAAGAAATTAACGAACAGGAATTATTATGA
- the fliN gene encoding flagellar motor switch protein FliN, with protein sequence MKLENIKSELEQHLPDVEKFLTSVLQEESKISIVSSENVDRDSFRKDLGKEDIFVFTRDEQLKTDILLILDQEWFGLLSSIMMGVEEKKNNEITRDLLKKFSGELITMLQKKLKVKEIALKVNEIEVLTARQVEKRFNHTEYFHTKMDVSGLADNDVRAEVMIGYPEQTESAQKEEASGKTEAGQTAESSGDAKKTPFKSGQETGKAADQQKKAGGKDFTEMDPDKMGDREQPGREVDESEVISGRRVEFDDFDNGGSSGNGHSHSMALLKDVEMEVSVQLGQIEMPLGKVLQLSKGSIIELDKLAGEPVDILVNGSKIAHGEVIVIDEHFGVRISNLITTRERIAGL encoded by the coding sequence ATGAAACTGGAAAACATAAAATCCGAACTGGAACAGCACCTCCCGGATGTCGAGAAGTTTTTGACATCGGTTCTTCAGGAAGAGTCCAAAATTTCGATAGTTTCATCTGAAAATGTTGACCGGGACTCATTCCGGAAAGATCTCGGAAAAGAAGATATCTTTGTCTTCACAAGAGATGAGCAACTGAAAACGGATATCCTTCTTATTCTGGATCAGGAGTGGTTTGGACTGCTCTCCAGTATCATGATGGGTGTAGAGGAAAAGAAAAACAATGAGATTACCCGCGATCTGCTGAAAAAGTTTTCCGGCGAGCTCATTACCATGCTTCAGAAAAAGCTGAAAGTCAAAGAGATCGCCCTGAAGGTCAATGAAATCGAGGTACTGACAGCCAGACAGGTTGAAAAGCGGTTTAATCATACCGAATACTTTCACACCAAAATGGACGTGAGCGGCCTTGCAGACAATGACGTCCGGGCAGAAGTGATGATTGGTTATCCGGAACAAACGGAAAGCGCGCAGAAAGAAGAGGCATCCGGAAAAACGGAGGCCGGACAGACTGCGGAATCATCCGGCGATGCAAAGAAAACCCCGTTCAAATCCGGTCAGGAGACTGGCAAGGCTGCTGACCAGCAGAAAAAAGCAGGCGGGAAGGACTTCACCGAAATGGACCCGGACAAAATGGGTGACCGGGAGCAGCCCGGAAGAGAAGTGGACGAGTCGGAAGTCATTTCAGGACGCCGGGTGGAATTTGACGATTTTGACAATGGCGGGTCTTCCGGAAACGGCCATTCACACAGCATGGCATTGCTCAAGGACGTGGAGATGGAAGTATCTGTCCAGCTCGGACAGATAGAGATGCCGCTGGGCAAGGTGCTTCAGCTTTCAAAAGGATCTATTATTGAGCTGGACAAACTTGCGGGTGAACCGGTGGACATCCTTGTAAACGGTTCAAAAATTGCACACGGAGAGGTTATTGTCATTGATGAACACTTCGGTGTCAGGATATCCAATCTTATCACCACCCGGGAAAGAATTGCCGGCCTGTAA
- a CDS encoding flagellar biosynthetic protein FliO, whose translation MDIKQYIPSGDPKKVLGTVVSVSVVLLVVWLFMVSRMEYRSESGTNNYSQEHQDSVTAIMAENNPGQSPGDRESSRIFMNALTTFVVLIVLLGLVWWWSRKKTGFSLSGKYFRDIGQHTVAPGSQLKILEVNDEIWILGISSGAVRLLHRYSKEEWKESSPSEPKSGDRSFYNMFSGKS comes from the coding sequence ATGGATATCAAACAGTACATACCATCCGGTGATCCCAAAAAAGTACTCGGGACGGTTGTCTCTGTTTCCGTAGTGCTGCTGGTAGTCTGGCTGTTCATGGTCTCCCGCATGGAGTACCGGTCGGAATCCGGCACAAATAACTACTCTCAGGAACATCAGGACAGCGTTACGGCCATTATGGCGGAAAACAATCCGGGTCAGAGCCCGGGAGACCGCGAGTCGTCCCGCATTTTCATGAATGCCCTGACAACCTTTGTTGTCCTGATCGTACTGCTCGGGCTTGTCTGGTGGTGGTCACGCAAAAAAACGGGATTCAGCTTGTCAGGGAAGTATTTTCGCGACATAGGCCAGCACACCGTGGCGCCCGGAAGCCAGCTGAAAATCCTTGAAGTGAACGACGAAATCTGGATCCTTGGAATCAGCTCAGGAGCTGTCCGGCTTCTGCACCGGTATTCAAAAGAAGAGTGGAAAGAATCCAGCCCGTCCGAACCGAAGTCCGGTGACCGGAGTTTTTACAACATGTTCAGCGGTAAGTCATGA
- the fliP gene encoding flagellar type III secretion system pore protein FliP (The bacterial flagellar biogenesis protein FliP forms a type III secretion system (T3SS)-type pore required for flagellar assembly.): protein MIFSVLAQALPQMDLTIGGEAEDFSLAIQALILITVLSFGPAFITMMTSFTRIIVVFFFLRMGLGTQQSPPNQVLIGLALFLTIFIMMPTFNAVNEQAIQPYVNEEMTQAEALTEAAVPLKEFMVRQTREQDLLFFMDMMDLEPAGSVADIPLYVVVPSYVISELRIAFQIGFMIYLPFMVIDLVVASILLSMGIIFLPPVLVSLPFKILVFVLTDGWYLLVQSMVRSFN from the coding sequence ATGATTTTTTCCGTATTAGCACAGGCACTGCCCCAGATGGATCTTACGATAGGCGGCGAGGCCGAGGATTTTTCGCTTGCCATACAGGCCCTGATACTGATAACAGTACTGTCATTTGGTCCTGCTTTCATTACGATGATGACCAGTTTCACCCGCATCATTGTCGTATTTTTCTTTCTCAGGATGGGCCTGGGTACGCAGCAGTCCCCACCCAATCAGGTGTTGATCGGCCTTGCGCTGTTCCTGACTATTTTCATCATGATGCCGACGTTCAATGCGGTAAATGAGCAGGCGATACAGCCCTACGTCAATGAGGAAATGACCCAGGCGGAAGCATTGACAGAAGCGGCGGTCCCGCTCAAGGAATTCATGGTGCGTCAGACCCGTGAGCAGGACCTGCTCTTTTTCATGGACATGATGGATCTGGAACCGGCCGGCAGCGTCGCAGATATTCCGTTGTACGTGGTGGTGCCATCCTATGTCATCAGCGAACTGCGCATCGCATTTCAGATTGGGTTCATGATCTATCTGCCCTTTATGGTCATTGATCTTGTTGTGGCCTCCATTCTGCTATCGATGGGAATCATATTCCTTCCCCCGGTGCTGGTATCGCTGCCGTTCAAGATTCTCGTATTTGTTCTGACCGACGGCTGGTATCTGCTGGTCCAGTCCATGGTACGCAGCTTCAATTAG
- the fliQ gene encoding flagellar biosynthesis protein FliQ, with product MNTETGIYWVQEALTTAVVLAGPVLLGALLIGLSIAIFQAATSIQEMTLSYVPKMVVVVIILFFLFGFMLQYAVGFTERIFDFIPNIAQ from the coding sequence ATGAACACAGAAACAGGTATCTACTGGGTGCAGGAAGCACTGACTACGGCAGTGGTGCTTGCCGGGCCCGTACTGCTCGGTGCCCTTTTGATCGGATTGTCGATTGCCATATTTCAGGCGGCCACTTCCATCCAGGAGATGACCCTGAGCTACGTTCCCAAAATGGTTGTGGTGGTCATCATTCTTTTTTTTCTGTTCGGATTCATGCTTCAGTATGCCGTCGGATTCACAGAGCGGATATTTGATTTCATCCCCAATATCGCACAGTAA
- the fliR gene encoding flagellar biosynthetic protein FliR: MDLFTIEYITAAFLIFVRVSSMMMTAPFFSTAVFPVQVKIFFALVTSVLLYPVIPAQNVMLDVDTTFVELLFIIIQEILIGVALGLVGQLIFAALELSGSLISIQAALRFANVVDTMSQQQTAVVSNIFSMLAIIYFLVIEGDKVYIMALARSFETVPVSTAQLTEASPIFIQMATRLFINGVQIASPFLIVFFMLNLSFAIFARIMPQANIFFIALPVKVGVGLIMLVLIVPYLPVAFDMLFQSMFDYLSRVLDLIAP; encoded by the coding sequence ATGGACCTGTTTACAATTGAATATATCACAGCGGCTTTTCTGATCTTTGTCAGGGTCAGCAGCATGATGATGACCGCCCCTTTCTTCAGTACGGCGGTCTTCCCCGTGCAGGTCAAAATATTTTTTGCACTGGTCACCAGTGTGCTGCTCTATCCCGTTATCCCCGCACAAAATGTCATGCTCGACGTGGATACCACTTTTGTGGAGCTGTTGTTCATCATCATACAGGAAATACTGATTGGTGTGGCACTCGGCCTGGTCGGGCAGCTGATTTTTGCCGCACTGGAGCTGAGCGGAAGTCTTATAAGCATTCAGGCTGCCCTTCGTTTTGCAAATGTTGTGGATACCATGAGCCAGCAGCAGACGGCGGTGGTCAGCAACATATTCAGCATGCTGGCGATCATTTATTTTCTGGTTATCGAGGGGGACAAGGTCTACATCATGGCACTGGCCCGGAGTTTTGAAACGGTCCCGGTAAGCACAGCGCAGCTCACGGAGGCATCGCCGATATTTATCCAGATGGCGACACGCCTTTTCATAAACGGCGTTCAGATCGCATCACCGTTTTTGATAGTTTTCTTCATGCTCAATCTCTCATTTGCGATCTTTGCACGCATAATGCCGCAGGCAAACATCTTCTTCATTGCCCTGCCGGTCAAGGTGGGTGTGGGACTGATCATGCTCGTGCTGATCGTCCCCTATCTTCCGGTAGCCTTTGATATGCTGTTCCAGAGCATGTTCGACTATCTCTCAAGAGTACTGGACCTGATTGCACCGTAA
- a CDS encoding sigma-70 family RNA polymerase sigma factor: MGDLSLQELVDSYCQEPAEGLRNAIISKSMPLLRSIIGKIRKPDHPLTQDEDLESAAITGLIQALDSYDCSKKIQFNTYAYYRIRGNVIDYLRKVDQLPRIQRTNYGRAQDIIDQMSQKLGRVPEDEEVAAELDISLEDYRMMLSSVQQRNALSLDSRFDSEDGSMYDTMPDPDSEQPDSGMLQDAMIIKLRDKIGKLPERERLILTLYYFEDMTLSEIAVLLGLSEARISQIVGKLLIELKSDLKPELTR, from the coding sequence ATGGGTGATCTTTCTTTACAGGAACTTGTTGATTCCTATTGCCAGGAACCTGCCGAAGGGCTCAGAAATGCGATTATCAGCAAATCCATGCCCCTGTTGCGGAGTATCATCGGAAAAATCAGGAAACCGGACCATCCGCTCACGCAGGATGAAGACCTTGAAAGCGCCGCCATCACAGGTTTGATCCAGGCGCTGGACAGTTACGACTGCAGTAAAAAAATCCAGTTCAATACTTATGCCTACTACCGTATCCGGGGCAATGTCATTGACTATCTCCGGAAGGTGGACCAGCTGCCGCGTATTCAGCGAACAAACTACGGACGGGCACAGGACATTATCGATCAGATGTCCCAGAAACTGGGCCGGGTTCCGGAAGACGAGGAGGTCGCTGCCGAGCTGGACATTTCGCTGGAAGATTACCGCATGATGCTCAGCAGCGTGCAGCAGCGCAATGCATTGTCACTTGATTCGCGTTTTGACAGTGAGGACGGGTCCATGTACGACACAATGCCCGATCCTGACAGTGAGCAGCCTGACAGCGGCATGCTTCAGGATGCCATGATCATCAAACTGCGTGACAAAATCGGAAAATTGCCCGAACGCGAACGACTTATCCTGACCCTCTACTATTTTGAGGATATGACCCTGAGTGAAATCGCTGTTTTACTGGGGCTTTCGGAGGCGCGTATTTCACAGATTGTAGGCAAATTGCTTATCGAACTGAAAAGCGATCTTAAACCGGAGCTTACGCGCTAA
- a CDS encoding MinD/ParA family ATP-binding protein encodes MSNHKHIHQPYILTTVSGKGGVGKSMATVNIADTLKNMGYSVAIIDADLGLSNCATLLNEQVDATVMQWIQGECGLEDLPHDCDGLTLVTGSDRPGNMEQNLELLLDAMDQVLAAMSEQFDFIFIDTPAGSGELSLWALDRANMGMIILVNEPTAISDVYRFCKYVLSIDPTYPFASVVNFAENEESAEGIHNRFNTILQYFMKQQVSYLGFIPASEEVRKSVQKQIPLTRAVPRSEILKELEFISHNIMNGIPEQLAPQGSGSLSHE; translated from the coding sequence ATGAGCAATCACAAACATATACATCAGCCCTACATACTGACAACGGTCAGCGGAAAAGGCGGCGTCGGAAAAAGTATGGCTACGGTAAATATTGCCGACACGCTGAAAAACATGGGATATTCGGTTGCCATCATTGATGCCGACCTGGGATTATCCAACTGTGCTACGCTGCTGAATGAGCAGGTGGATGCCACCGTAATGCAATGGATTCAGGGAGAGTGCGGACTTGAGGATCTGCCGCATGACTGTGACGGGCTGACACTGGTGACCGGATCCGACAGGCCGGGAAATATGGAGCAAAATCTTGAGCTGCTTCTTGATGCGATGGATCAGGTCCTGGCGGCAATGTCGGAGCAGTTTGATTTCATTTTCATCGACACACCGGCCGGTTCCGGAGAGCTTAGCCTCTGGGCACTGGATCGTGCCAATATGGGGATGATCATTCTTGTTAATGAACCAACGGCCATTTCGGATGTATATCGCTTTTGCAAATATGTATTGAGCATTGATCCGACATATCCGTTCGCAAGTGTGGTGAATTTTGCTGAAAACGAAGAGTCGGCCGAGGGTATTCACAACCGCTTCAATACCATCCTGCAGTATTTCATGAAACAGCAGGTCAGTTATCTCGGATTCATTCCGGCCAGCGAAGAGGTGCGAAAATCGGTTCAAAAGCAGATTCCGCTTACCAGGGCAGTGCCACGTTCAGAGATTCTGAAAGAGCTTGAATTTATTTCCCACAATATCATGAACGGCATTCCCGAACAGCTGGCACCACAGGGATCCGGATCATTGAGTCACGAATAA